One part of the Candidatus Borreliella tachyglossi genome encodes these proteins:
- the pyrG gene encoding glutamine hydrolyzing CTP synthase produces the protein MRDNLKILVVTGGVISGIGKGVTSASIARLFKDNLRITPIKCDGYLNTDPGTINPVEHGEVFVLDDGGEVDMDFGHYERFLDLNAKSHWNITMGKIYKKILENERHGKYLGRTVQLIPHVTDEIKETIFRIAEDECSELLVIEIGGTVGDMENILFIETMRQIRYEIGSDNIAFIHLTYVPNPAGINEQKSKPTQQSVKTLNKAGIFPDLIIARSSQLLTKQIRQKIAMFCNVDSSSIIDNIDVATIYEIPISFYRQGLHQILGSKLKIDIQPKVEKLERLVSVIKKNFISPKRIVNIAICGKYTELGDSYASIFESLTHVAANLDILIKTTVVDSTNFDEKILKSIDGLVIPGGFGGRGYEGKILAIKYARENNIPFLGICLGLQLAIIEFARNVCGILDADTEENLFEGNLTGNPVIHLLPEQKSLKDKGATMRLGGYPVFLRKDTMAFKLYGSDRVVERFRHRYEVNNDYLDLFKKKGLVVSGFSEDYRIVKMIEIPKNKFFVACQFHPELITRLESPSKLFLGLVQACL, from the coding sequence ATGAGAGACAATCTGAAAATTTTGGTAGTAACAGGTGGTGTGATTTCTGGAATAGGGAAAGGAGTGACATCGGCAAGTATCGCAAGATTATTTAAGGATAATTTGAGGATAACACCAATTAAATGTGATGGATATTTAAATACAGATCCTGGAACCATTAACCCTGTTGAGCATGGAGAGGTTTTTGTTCTTGATGATGGTGGGGAAGTTGACATGGATTTTGGTCATTATGAGCGATTTTTGGACCTGAATGCTAAGTCTCATTGGAACATTACGATGGGTAAAATATATAAAAAGATTCTTGAAAATGAAAGACATGGTAAATATTTAGGTCGAACTGTACAGCTCATTCCTCATGTTACTGATGAGATAAAAGAGACAATTTTTAGGATTGCTGAAGATGAGTGCAGTGAACTTTTAGTAATCGAGATTGGTGGCACTGTAGGAGATATGGAGAATATTTTATTTATTGAGACTATGAGACAAATAAGATATGAGATTGGGAGTGATAACATTGCTTTTATTCATTTGACTTATGTTCCAAATCCTGCGGGAATAAATGAGCAAAAGTCCAAGCCTACTCAACAAAGTGTTAAAACTTTAAATAAAGCTGGAATTTTTCCAGATTTAATTATTGCAAGAAGTTCTCAACTTTTGACAAAGCAAATAAGACAAAAGATAGCGATGTTTTGTAATGTTGATTCTTCATCTATTATTGACAATATTGATGTTGCAACTATTTATGAGATACCCATATCTTTTTATAGACAGGGCTTACATCAAATATTAGGTTCAAAATTAAAAATAGATATTCAACCTAAGGTAGAAAAATTAGAAAGATTAGTAAGTGTAATAAAGAAAAACTTTATATCTCCCAAAAGGATAGTAAATATTGCTATTTGTGGTAAGTATACTGAACTTGGTGATTCTTATGCATCAATATTTGAGTCTTTAACGCATGTGGCTGCTAATTTAGATATTCTAATTAAGACAACTGTAGTGGATAGCACTAATTTTGATGAAAAGATTTTAAAGAGTATAGATGGCCTTGTGATTCCTGGTGGGTTTGGTGGTAGAGGATATGAAGGGAAAATTCTTGCAATTAAATATGCTAGGGAGAATAATATTCCTTTTCTTGGTATATGTCTTGGATTGCAGCTTGCAATAATTGAATTTGCTAGGAATGTTTGTGGAATTCTTGATGCTGACACTGAAGAAAATTTATTTGAGGGCAATTTGACGGGCAATCCTGTTATTCACTTATTACCTGAACAAAAGAGCTTGAAAGATAAGGGTGCTACAATGAGGCTTGGGGGTTATCCTGTATTTTTAAGAAAGGATACTATGGCCTTTAAACTTTATGGAAGCGATAGGGTCGTTGAGAGATTTAGACATAGATATGAAGTTAACAATGACTACCTTGATTTGTTTAAGAAGAAAGGGCTCGTGGTATCTGGATTTTCTGAAGATTACAGAATAGTCAAGATGATAGAAATACCAAAGAATAAGTTTTTTGTAGCTTGTCAATTTCATCCTGAGCTTATCACAAGGCTGGAGAGTCCGTCTAAACTTTTTTTAGGGTTAGTGCAAGCTTGTCTTTGA
- a CDS encoding methyl-accepting chemotaxis protein: MQKISFFNKKKSNISRVSKYETLRNLKDDKKDLHVYEYKAPVKELLKGFYHSKSSINNVLISAEFLYKSLFSSFENLDKIFEMLIKTTNDARNQVGVIFDDIERNNEEKLKKITTVIVGVQGSLETINNFLGATNMISLNAKLEAARAKEYGKGFSVVADEIKRLSDQAKGVMNMISVKEIEEVSKDLISKNIRELQSDIDKFFSSFLEELTSLESLFKHFVRQQSEFSMLISDLEGVEANVSYLTRSCDSLSNSETFMYSNDEFLKELEFIISEQMTWMNILRSIVENQKSMAIQTDPVKHGFGLFYKGFSPNYGEVKEIWEDLYSYCLNVHKIAVEIVKIFLKDNFGDIDLRRSRDFLIQAEGLSDEIVRKLEHLKKIVIELENQGINIFA, from the coding sequence ATGCAAAAAATATCGTTTTTTAATAAAAAAAAGTCTAATATATCTCGAGTGTCTAAGTATGAGACTTTGAGAAATCTTAAAGATGACAAGAAAGATTTACATGTATATGAGTATAAGGCTCCAGTTAAAGAGTTACTAAAGGGATTTTATCATTCTAAGTCTTCTATTAATAATGTATTAATTAGTGCGGAGTTTTTATACAAGAGTTTATTTTCTAGTTTTGAGAATCTCGACAAGATATTTGAGATGCTTATTAAGACGACAAATGATGCACGTAATCAGGTGGGTGTTATTTTTGATGATATTGAAAGAAACAATGAGGAGAAATTGAAAAAAATTACTACTGTTATTGTAGGCGTTCAAGGAAGCCTAGAGACAATAAATAATTTTTTAGGTGCAACTAATATGATTTCTCTTAACGCTAAGCTTGAGGCTGCAAGAGCAAAGGAGTACGGAAAAGGGTTTTCTGTTGTTGCTGATGAGATTAAACGTCTCTCAGATCAGGCTAAGGGCGTTATGAATATGATTTCTGTTAAGGAAATTGAGGAAGTCTCTAAGGATTTAATTTCTAAGAATATTAGAGAATTACAGTCAGATATTGATAAATTTTTCTCAAGTTTTCTTGAGGAGCTTACTTCTCTTGAAAGTTTATTTAAACATTTTGTTAGGCAGCAAAGTGAATTTTCAATGTTAATTAGTGATCTTGAGGGTGTTGAAGCTAATGTGTCTTATTTGACAAGAAGTTGTGATTCTTTGTCTAATTCTGAAACCTTTATGTACTCTAATGATGAATTTTTAAAGGAGTTAGAGTTTATTATCTCAGAACAAATGACATGGATGAATATTTTAAGATCAATTGTTGAGAATCAGAAGAGTATGGCTATTCAAACTGATCCGGTTAAGCATGGATTTGGGTTGTTTTATAAGGGGTTTAGTCCGAATTATGGGGAGGTAAAAGAAATTTGGGAAGATCTTTATTCTTATTGTTTAAATGTTCATAAGATTGCTGTTGAGATAGTAAAAATCTTTCTTAAGGATAATTTTGGTGATATAGATTTGAGACGGTCAAGGGATTTTTTAATTCAAGCTGAGGGTTTATCAGATGAAATTGTTAGAAAACTTGAACATCTTAAAAAGATAGTAATTGAATTGGAGAATCAGGGTATTAATATTTTTGCCTAA